Part of the Gemmatimonadaceae bacterium genome is shown below.
CCCTGCACCTGATCGCGGAACTGCGCGCCCCCCATCGTGGCGGTGTTCGACGCGGCCGCGCCCACGAGCGACAGCCACTGCGTGACCGGCTGCACGATGGCGATCGAGGCGATCGTCGGCACCGGTGCCGCCTTGGGGGCCAAATCGTCGCTGTCGAGTGAGCTCACGAGCGGCGTGGCCACCGAGAGCAGCCACGTCGTGGAGCCGGTGTTGAAGCCCATCGACGCCATGCCGGTGGCGACGTCGCGCCGCTGCAGCGTGCGCTGCGTGCGGCTGGTCGAGCGGCGCACGAGCCCGAGCGATGTCATGACCGGTACCGCATCGGCTTCGCTCACCGTGATCGTCTGCGTGGTGACGCGGGAGGCCCGCTCCACGCTCATGCCGACGGAGAACTCGATGCCGCCGAGGTTCGACACCATCCCCGCTTCCGCCCGGCTGATGCGCCCGACATCGATGCGACGCGAAATGGTCGTGTCGGCGGACGGGGAATCGAAGACCGTGTTGCTGGCCATCGAGACCGGTGCCACGCCCACGAGCCCGCTGGCCGAACTGCCGTCGAGATTGGCCTGCCCGTAGCTCACCGCACTCCAGAGCCGCTGGTTGCCCAGCCGGGTGCGCGCACGGAAGGCGAGCATGCCCTGCGTGGTGGCATCACCACCGAGCGCGTCGCGGAAACGCCAGTTGCCGCTCGCCATGGCCGCGAAGTTGACGCGCCCCAGCTGCCCCACCCGCTGCGTGGCACCGAACCAGAGCTGGTTCCGGTTGTTGAGGCTGTTCGACCCGTCCGAGGACGCGAGCCCCAGCACCGAGAGTGTCGAGCCGTCGGTGACGGGGCCGATCGTGGAGGCGGGGGCGATGGGGGCGTCGCCGCGCGCCTGCGCGCTCGCCCGCCAGGGGAGCAGCACCGCCAACGCCGACGACAGTAGGCATGGCACAGCCCATCCGCGGCTCGCGAGCGCAGGGCTCGGCGAGGGGCGGCGCGACGCGCGAAAGACTGGGCGGGCGTGCGTCACGGATCGGGTGGGCGAACTGGTTTGCCTGCCGATGCTCCGGGCGGGAAGGCGCCGGAGACTGTTCCACGAACATAGCGATTGAGCGCATCGAGAGCCATACCGGGCCCCCGCTGCGAATTCTTTGCCACCGTCTGCTGGAGGCCCGTCAGCGACTCATCCGAGCGCGACTGGGCGGCCAAGGTCGTGACCGCTTCGCGGGCCGTCGGGAGCGGCACGCCCCGGCCGACCAGATCGGTCAGCACCACGAGCGCGGTCACGGCGGTCCCGGCCGGTCGCGTGGTCCGCAGGCCGGCCAGCGTGCGCGGCTCGATGCCGGCCCTGATGGCCGTGGCCGCCGCGTCGAGTTCGGCTTCGGTGGAGCCGTCGCCCAAGGCGAACTTGGCCGTGGCCAGGGCATCGGAGAACTCGCGCACCACGCGCAAGATGCGCGGGCCACTGACGCGGCGCGCCGCGCCTTCCAGCGCGCGATTCACGAGCAGGCGCACCGGCAGGCCGCGGTCGTATGCTTCGTCGAGCATGTTGCGCAGGCTGAGCGCGGTGAGCGAGTCGAAGCGGGAGGCGTCGAACTGCGCCGGCTGCGGCGCGCCGGAGAGCGGACGCGCGGGCGCGGTGACCGCCGGCAGGGTATCGGACACGACGGCGCGGGTCGCCGGCAACGCGGTGGTTGCCAGCTGCGCGCTGAACTGCGCGACCATCAGCAGCGTCGTGCCCA
Proteins encoded:
- a CDS encoding glycogen-binding domain-containing protein; translation: MPCLLSSALAVLLPWRASAQARGDAPIAPASTIGPVTDGSTLSVLGLASSDGSNSLNNRNQLWFGATQRVGQLGRVNFAAMASGNWRFRDALGGDATTQGMLAFRARTRLGNQRLWSAVSYGQANLDGSSASGLVGVAPVSMASNTVFDSPSADTTISRRIDVGRISRAEAGMVSNLGGIEFSVGMSVERASRVTTQTITVSEADAVPVMTSLGLVRRSTSRTQRTLQRRDVATGMASMGFNTGSTTWLLSVATPLVSSLDSDDLAPKAAPVPTIASIAIVQPVTQWLSLVGAAASNTATMGGAQFRDQVQGPRRDFSPMVALGVRISRFHDRDGDGTPGGILAFETRTLGAVDSISIERAPEAVTRLEGDTLRVVLLIDAPRAESVELMGDPTEWSVRSMRRNAAGRWRAELKLSPGMHRIIVRSDGGKWVAPPGLPVASDDYGSPVGMIVVRGRR